In a single window of the Niabella ginsenosidivorans genome:
- a CDS encoding DUF5703 domain-containing protein: MKRLLKFLGMFFCCLPAGLHAQQVSDYNVVWNMPSQNSAGSMPLGNGELGMNVWVEEGGDLLFYLSRTDAISEANRLMKLGRVRVHLSPNPFKQGKPFVQTLLLNEGVIEIKAGDATIRLFMDASNNVAYITFDSKQKREITVTAESWRKVPHIITAEESFSAWTTNPLPPALKLEESADTFLPAKNIVEWCHANKGSQLYDLTVRHQNLLAQKQNFPDLISNRVFGVAMSGKAFVKSNDSTLSSKVALIKAMLKITAHSSQVKSVDEWKKQIAAIAGQSSLTAALDNSKKWWGAFWNKSYVYINIPGDKAFGYKLTQSYILQRYMAACSGRGNFPVKFNGSIFTTEPQYTNAAYPLSSDYRNWGNDFWWQNTRLPYYAMFASGDFNLMQSFFKFYLDRTDAFKTMAQKFYDAEGLFIPETISVFGTYSNGDYGWDRTGVTPKDVTNEYIRFIWVQSLELSKMMLDYYAYTNDTAFLQGKALPFIKQALLYFNSRFVADRNKMRITPTQSIETYWYNVVNDLPCVAGLHCVLNALKDLPGNLMEKNDKAFFDTLIKTLPPVPQKATVEGNIFIPAEEYLNVACNVENPELYAVFPFGVSNFSNDLKETGIRTYKHRVNNLNKGWGQDGQIAAILGLTDSLPAMLKEKIANTNSNYRFPAMWGPNYDWTPDQDHGSNLLLTIQYMLLQTYKGKNYLLPAFPKNWNVSFRLYAPGYTIINADYRQGKLSYREQISVLKQTE, encoded by the coding sequence ATGAAGCGGTTACTGAAATTTTTAGGAATGTTTTTCTGTTGCCTGCCGGCAGGGCTACACGCGCAGCAGGTGAGCGATTATAATGTAGTATGGAATATGCCTTCTCAGAATTCAGCCGGTTCTATGCCATTGGGAAATGGTGAGTTGGGAATGAATGTTTGGGTAGAAGAAGGCGGTGATTTATTATTTTATTTATCAAGAACAGATGCCATTAGTGAAGCAAACCGGTTGATGAAATTAGGAAGGGTACGGGTGCATCTCTCACCAAACCCGTTTAAGCAGGGCAAGCCTTTTGTTCAAACCTTATTGTTAAATGAAGGCGTAATTGAAATAAAAGCAGGCGACGCAACTATTCGCTTATTCATGGATGCTTCAAACAATGTTGCATACATAACATTCGATAGCAAACAGAAAAGAGAAATAACTGTTACGGCAGAGTCATGGAGAAAAGTGCCACATATCATAACAGCAGAAGAAAGTTTTTCTGCATGGACAACCAACCCGCTTCCACCTGCTCTGAAACTTGAAGAGAGTGCCGATACTTTTCTTCCAGCTAAAAATATAGTTGAATGGTGTCATGCAAATAAAGGTTCACAGTTGTATGATTTAACAGTGCGGCATCAGAATCTGCTTGCACAAAAACAAAACTTTCCCGACCTGATAAGCAACCGAGTTTTCGGTGTTGCCATGTCGGGGAAAGCGTTTGTTAAATCAAATGATTCAACATTATCATCAAAAGTCGCTCTTATAAAAGCAATGCTTAAAATAACTGCGCATTCATCACAAGTAAAATCTGTTGACGAATGGAAAAAGCAAATAGCGGCAATTGCTGGTCAGTCATCATTAACGGCGGCATTGGATAACAGTAAAAAATGGTGGGGCGCATTCTGGAACAAAAGTTATGTTTATATAAATATTCCAGGCGATAAGGCATTTGGCTATAAACTCACACAATCATACATCTTGCAGCGATACATGGCCGCATGCAGCGGACGTGGAAATTTTCCTGTAAAATTCAATGGTTCCATTTTTACAACAGAGCCGCAATATACCAACGCAGCATATCCACTTAGTTCTGATTACAGGAATTGGGGCAACGATTTTTGGTGGCAAAATACACGACTTCCTTACTACGCTATGTTTGCGTCCGGCGATTTTAATTTGATGCAATCGTTTTTCAAATTTTATCTCGATAGAACAGACGCGTTTAAAACAATGGCGCAGAAATTTTATGATGCGGAAGGACTTTTTATTCCTGAAACAATTTCCGTGTTTGGCACATACAGCAATGGTGATTACGGCTGGGACAGAACAGGTGTTACGCCAAAAGATGTAACCAATGAATACATAAGATTTATCTGGGTGCAGTCGCTTGAACTGAGTAAGATGATGCTTGATTATTATGCTTACACAAACGACACTGCATTTTTGCAGGGAAAAGCCTTGCCTTTTATAAAACAGGCACTACTGTATTTTAATAGCCGCTTTGTTGCAGACCGTAATAAAATGCGTATAACGCCAACACAGTCTATCGAAACATATTGGTATAACGTGGTAAATGATTTGCCTTGCGTTGCGGGCCTACATTGTGTACTGAATGCTTTAAAAGATTTGCCCGGGAATTTGATGGAGAAAAATGATAAAGCATTCTTTGATACGCTCATCAAAACATTGCCTCCTGTTCCGCAAAAAGCAACGGTTGAAGGTAATATATTTATTCCTGCAGAAGAATATTTAAACGTTGCCTGCAATGTGGAAAATCCTGAACTATATGCTGTGTTCCCATTTGGCGTATCAAATTTTTCAAATGATTTAAAAGAAACAGGAATACGTACCTACAAACACCGTGTAAACAATTTGAATAAAGGATGGGGGCAGGACGGACAAATAGCCGCCATACTGGGCCTTACAGATTCTTTGCCAGCCATGCTGAAAGAAAAAATAGCAAACACAAATTCCAATTACCGTTTTCCGGCAATGTGGGGCCCAAATTATGACTGGACGCCCGACCAGGATCATGGAAGCAATTTATTATTAACGATTCAATATATGTTATTGCAAACATATAAGGGTAAAAATTATTTGCTGCCTGCGTTTCCGAAGAATTGGAATGTATCGTTTAGGCTTTATGCACCAGGTTATACAATCATTAATGCAGATTATCGGCAAGGAAAACTTTCATATAGGGAACAAATTTCTGTTTTAAAACAAACTGAATAG
- a CDS encoding RagB/SusD family nutrient uptake outer membrane protein — MKKQSILLTLSIAVLMTSCSKSFLDLQPELTLSSNNFYKSENDYLSTLNAVYSGYRDVLPSIYVMGELRSDNTTDQFNIGNRGTGTVPFEELDEFYMTSTNLVNGYWVAGYGAIYKINTFLDLLNNAPEGIITTAGLKERMEAEARFARAFHYFNLVRFYGDVPLLLKPVEKAGEAFTIPRSPINDVYNAIIEDANFAVENLPDAYGTAEKGRITKGAALTLLAKVQLTRKDYDGAITALRQIKGYALEPDYANCFNPAHKNGVESIFEVQYSSDPTTGNNALVFSWVPLGDVAWNAIVNDGGSGNGTQWNIPTKDLLKNGYYDPADKRKNISVGVVDLPIPGQSSKDPVAYIKKWIVYTDRSARQQNPCNMVIYRYADVLLMLAEALNEKGYTAGGEAFDLLNQVRARAGLTKPFTAADIPNQEAFRLAIERERRIELAFEGHRWFDLLRTDRALPVMKAYATIEKADPSSYRNPGWEFTSRSYNIQNYMLLYPVPYSEQIKNPSVVTQNPGY, encoded by the coding sequence ATGAAAAAACAATCTATACTACTGACGCTTTCTATAGCGGTATTGATGACGTCCTGCTCAAAGTCTTTTTTAGATCTTCAGCCGGAATTGACCTTGTCTTCAAATAATTTTTATAAATCGGAAAATGATTATCTCTCCACCCTGAATGCGGTGTATTCAGGATACCGGGATGTATTGCCTAGTATATATGTAATGGGCGAGCTACGGTCGGATAATACAACGGACCAGTTCAATATAGGCAACAGGGGCACCGGCACCGTGCCTTTTGAGGAACTGGATGAGTTTTATATGACTTCCACAAATCTGGTTAATGGTTACTGGGTTGCAGGTTATGGTGCTATTTATAAAATTAATACGTTTCTGGATTTATTAAATAATGCTCCGGAAGGCATTATTACTACAGCTGGGCTAAAAGAGCGGATGGAGGCAGAGGCCCGTTTTGCCCGGGCATTCCATTACTTCAACCTGGTGCGTTTTTATGGAGATGTACCACTCCTTTTAAAGCCTGTTGAAAAAGCAGGGGAAGCCTTTACAATACCCCGCTCACCTATAAACGATGTTTATAATGCGATTATTGAGGACGCCAATTTTGCGGTTGAAAACCTCCCGGACGCTTATGGAACTGCAGAAAAAGGGCGTATTACTAAAGGTGCTGCCTTAACATTGTTGGCCAAGGTGCAGCTTACACGTAAAGATTATGATGGTGCCATAACAGCGCTGCGTCAGATTAAGGGATATGCGCTGGAACCGGATTATGCCAACTGTTTTAATCCTGCACATAAGAATGGTGTTGAATCCATTTTTGAGGTACAGTACAGCTCCGACCCGACAACGGGCAATAATGCACTCGTATTTAGTTGGGTGCCGTTGGGTGATGTTGCATGGAATGCCATCGTAAATGACGGAGGTTCAGGCAACGGAACACAATGGAATATTCCAACCAAAGACCTGCTGAAAAACGGATATTATGATCCCGCGGATAAGCGAAAAAACATATCTGTAGGCGTGGTAGATTTGCCTATTCCCGGTCAGTCTTCCAAGGATCCCGTGGCCTACATAAAAAAGTGGATTGTTTATACAGACCGATCAGCCCGTCAGCAGAACCCCTGTAATATGGTTATTTACAGATATGCAGATGTATTGCTGATGTTGGCCGAGGCGCTTAATGAAAAAGGATACACGGCCGGTGGCGAAGCTTTTGACCTGCTCAACCAGGTAAGGGCACGTGCCGGTCTTACAAAGCCTTTTACCGCGGCGGATATTCCAAATCAGGAAGCTTTTCGCCTGGCTATTGAACGGGAGCGGCGTATTGAACTGGCTTTTGAAGGACATCGCTGGTTTGATCTGCTGCGTACAGATCGTGCGCTTCCGGTAATGAAAGCCTATGCAACGATTGAAAAGGCAGATCCGTCCAGTTATCGCAACCCGGGATGGGAATTTACTTCCCGTTCCTACAATATTCAGAATTATATGCTTTTATATCCGGTGCCGTATAGCGAACAGATCAAGAACCCAAGTGTGGTTACACAAAACCCCGGGTACTAG
- a CDS encoding GH116 family glycosyl hydrolase has product MRWCLLFFTLTIAVFTGECASHSPLVIDGYPVANFAMTVNASEDGGFFKRVFQNPGTLGEWLKDRGSILFSIEKGKRQHSFSGFKEKKVERSFPFVKSAYGQSELITTQINTLSFCPLAVNDAETASLPVLLLELNCFNAGPQEDFEIKITPDSLARNAQAFKASGYSGIMASDFQLSSDAETVWKNGALSIKLSLKAKEHRRVRVMLAFYDDEWNAANRFRSVSEITDFGYRQWSALKASTELFSHAIPQIGDRELDHYLRWYMVPGISLTRYTKNGEVLTMGYAELNQRDSYWTSWLHLVLFKDLEKKMIEESIEQQQSSGKIPTTIFPLIERNDDIDINAFFVLRAVRYYQLYHNRKQLLSWWPSLKKAMDWLIARDTDGNGLPVQVSFWGDWKDVKGVEGRKYAPFSCLIYLAALKQMEVLAGECNDAESGNRYRLAYQKGFYFMNKPVAEGGLWNGHYYNQIWKNGEVNDKLLQDQAIGILFNVVPEKRALEIIASLNSISMTSYGIAETYPYYPASFGYAPGTYHNGGVWPWLSFMDCWARIRAGREKEAIDLVKKVAHADLVASGDWSPNEYINSSTGENMGYQLQGWNAGLFGLVYFGLLHRNMIP; this is encoded by the coding sequence ATGAGGTGGTGTTTACTTTTTTTTACATTGACGATTGCTGTATTTACCGGGGAATGCGCTTCCCATAGCCCTCTGGTTATTGACGGGTATCCTGTTGCCAATTTTGCAATGACGGTGAATGCTTCAGAAGACGGGGGCTTTTTTAAACGGGTCTTTCAAAACCCCGGCACCCTGGGAGAATGGCTTAAAGACAGAGGCAGCATTCTGTTCAGTATAGAAAAAGGAAAACGGCAGCATTCGTTCTCCGGGTTTAAAGAAAAGAAAGTAGAACGCAGTTTCCCGTTTGTAAAAAGCGCCTATGGCCAGTCAGAACTGATCACAACACAGATCAATACTTTATCCTTCTGCCCTTTAGCGGTAAATGATGCAGAAACGGCGTCCCTGCCCGTGCTGCTTCTTGAACTGAATTGTTTCAATGCCGGGCCACAGGAAGATTTTGAAATAAAAATAACACCAGATTCGCTGGCCCGTAATGCGCAAGCTTTTAAAGCTTCAGGCTATTCAGGAATAATGGCCAGTGATTTTCAGCTGAGCAGCGACGCTGAAACAGTATGGAAAAATGGAGCACTTTCTATAAAGCTGTCTCTGAAAGCAAAGGAGCATCGTAGGGTCAGGGTAATGCTTGCCTTTTATGATGATGAGTGGAATGCAGCAAACCGGTTCCGGTCCGTAAGTGAAATCACAGATTTTGGATACCGGCAATGGTCGGCTTTAAAAGCAAGTACAGAATTGTTCAGCCATGCAATTCCTCAAATTGGCGACCGGGAGCTGGATCATTACCTGCGCTGGTATATGGTTCCGGGTATTTCGTTAACCCGGTATACCAAAAACGGGGAAGTGCTTACTATGGGATATGCCGAACTGAACCAGCGGGACAGCTACTGGACTTCCTGGCTGCACCTGGTTTTGTTCAAAGATCTGGAAAAAAAAATGATTGAAGAAAGCATTGAACAGCAGCAATCATCAGGAAAGATACCAACAACAATTTTTCCGCTGATAGAGCGGAACGATGATATTGACATTAACGCGTTCTTTGTGTTACGTGCGGTGCGCTATTATCAATTATATCATAACAGAAAACAGCTGCTCAGTTGGTGGCCTTCACTTAAAAAAGCGATGGATTGGCTGATAGCCCGGGATACAGATGGAAACGGGTTACCGGTACAGGTATCTTTCTGGGGCGACTGGAAAGATGTAAAAGGTGTGGAAGGTCGTAAATATGCTCCCTTTTCTTGTTTGATCTATTTGGCTGCGCTTAAACAAATGGAAGTGTTGGCCGGTGAATGCAATGATGCAGAAAGCGGGAACCGGTACCGGTTGGCGTATCAGAAAGGGTTTTATTTTATGAATAAGCCAGTTGCGGAAGGAGGCTTATGGAATGGTCATTATTACAACCAGATATGGAAGAACGGGGAAGTGAACGATAAGCTGCTTCAGGATCAGGCAATTGGTATTTTGTTTAATGTGGTACCAGAGAAAAGGGCATTGGAAATAATTGCTTCCTTAAATAGCATCAGCATGACCTCTTATGGTATTGCTGAAACATATCCTTATTATCCGGCATCGTTTGGTTATGCTCCGGGTACATATCATAATGGAGGAGTTTGGCCCTGGCTAAGCTTTATGGACTGTTGGGCACGGATACGTGCCGGCAGGGAAAAAGAAGCCATTGATTTGGTAAAAAAAGTAGCCCACGCCGATCTGGTTGCTTCCGGCGATTGGTCGCCTAATGAATACATCAACAGCAGTACAGGAGAGAATATGGGCTATCAGTTGCAGGGGTGGAACGCCGGGCTTTTTGGGCTGGTTTATTTCGGGCTGCTGCATAGGAATATGATTCCATAA